AGATTCTGGCCGTCGAAACCGACCGGGACCTGCATCAGCGCGATAAAGCTGCGCACCACCAGCCCGGCGGAGAGCACGACCGCGAGGGCCAACGCGATCTCGGCAATTACGAAGCTAGAACGAAGCGCTTTGGATGCGGCAACGTCGCCGGATCGGCCTGCGGCTTTCAAGCCGGCCACCAGGGTGTGCCGCGAGGAGAGCGCCGGAATAATTCCGGTAGCTATAGTGGTGAGCACGAGTACGCCGACGACGTAACCGAGGACCGACAGGTCGACGTGTACGCCTTCCCAACGTGGCAATATCCGTGAGGCAGCCGAGCTAAAGATTCGCAGCGCTCCCCAGCCGAGCGCAAGTCCTGCTACTCCGCCGATCGCCGAAAGGAGTGCCGTCTCGGAGCAAAGCTGTGCGGCCAGTCGCGTGCGTGAGGCACCAAGCGCGCCACGAATGGCGAATTCGCCTCTACGAGTTGTGGCTCGCGTCAATGTCAGGTTTATCACGTTAGCGCAGGCGATGATCAGCAGCAGCAAAACCGTCGCGTAGAGGAGCCAGAGCATACTGCGAACGGGGGCCACGATCGTTTCCAGCGCTGGACGAAGGAGCGGCTTACCCCAACCTTCGTGAACGACGGGGTAGCGCCGAACGATTTCGCTCATTGCGCGGTCGACGTCGGCTTGGGCAGAAGCGAAGGAGGTGCCCGAACGCAGCAATGCCCAGCCGTTATAGGTAATAGTGCCGCGAAAGAGATTATTTTGCACTTGCGGATCGGCAGCGGTCCAATAGTCTCGCCGCACGAGACCGATCGGCGTCACGTCGCGAAACCGCGCTCCCATGACGCCGACGATCGAATAGGTCGCACCGTCGAGTTGCATCGTGCGACCGAGCACGGCGGGGTTCGCGTTGAAAAACGTGCGCCACAGCCGGTCGGAGATGATGACGTGATGCGTACCGAGGTCGGACGCTAAGAAAACGCGCCCGAGTGCCGCACGTGCGCCGAGCACGCGAAAGTAGCCCGCATCGACATCGTTCCCTTGCAGGATGACGGGCCGCGCGATTCCGCTCAGCGTCGCGGTGGCGTCGGGCGACGAGATGCCAAAGGCCTGCAGTGTGTTGCCCGTCGCCGCACCAAGGTCGCGCGCGTCGAGATACGAAAACGGCGCGTTCGTTAGGTTTTGTGCGCCTGAGGTAACGGAGGCTATCCGCTCGGCACTTGGATAAGGTAACGGGCGCAGCAAAATGCCGTTGAGCACGCTGACAACCGCAACGTTCGCGGCGATTGCGAGCGCAATGGCAATTGCCGCAACGATCGTGTACGTTGGCGATCGTGCCAGCGTACGCGCTCCATAGGCAATATCCCGCGCCACGCTCTCGGCACGCATGACGCTGCCTTGGTAGATCAAATCGAGCGCGACCAGGACGAACGAGATCCGGCGTTCCGACGCGTCTCGAGCTATGGCGTTTCCGTACCTATCGCGAAAGTCGCGTGGACAGGACCAGAGCGCAAAGCGCAGCAATGGGTGCATCGCCGGGTCGCTCACTCAAGCACCGGCAGAAGACGGCGAGTCCGCGCGATACGCACGAGGCGATCGAGTCGTTGCGCTTCGGCCTGCGCGACGCGTTTGCCGCGCGCCGTCAGGCGGTAGTATTTGCGGCGACCGTCGTTGTCGTCGGTGTCACTTTCGATGATCCAGCCATCGTTC
This genomic window from Candidatus Baltobacteraceae bacterium contains:
- a CDS encoding PadR family transcriptional regulator, coding for MADDEHHGSYIADEVERTTNGAIRLMPGALYRYLKQMSNDGWIIESDTDDNDGRRKYYRLTARGKRVAQAEAQRLDRLVRIARTRRLLPVLE
- a CDS encoding ADOP family duplicated permease; translation: MHPLLRFALWSCPRDFRDRYGNAIARDASERRISFVLVALDLIYQGSVMRAESVARDIAYGARTLARSPTYTIVAAIAIALAIAANVAVVSVLNGILLRPLPYPSAERIASVTSGAQNLTNAPFSYLDARDLGAATGNTLQAFGISSPDATATLSGIARPVILQGNDVDAGYFRVLGARAALGRVFLASDLGTHHVIISDRLWRTFFNANPAVLGRTMQLDGATYSIVGVMGARFRDVTPIGLVRRDYWTAADPQVQNNLFRGTITYNGWALLRSGTSFASAQADVDRAMSEIVRRYPVVHEGWGKPLLRPALETIVAPVRSMLWLLYATVLLLLIIACANVINLTLTRATTRRGEFAIRGALGASRTRLAAQLCSETALLSAIGGVAGLALGWGALRIFSSAASRILPRWEGVHVDLSVLGYVVGVLVLTTIATGIIPALSSRHTLVAGLKAAGRSGDVAASKALRSSFVIAEIALALAVVLSAGLVVRSFIALMQVPVGFDGQNLYAADAPGLPSSRYPSHEAGLRAVDRIAMQLQGIPGVQAVAITSGPPFLAEENTYTSFPDHLASEPVDLNVVSARYFKTMRIPLLRGRDFDQRDRLTSEQVAIVNAAFARRYFGTLEVLGRTYHPHIGWKGREIRTIIGVVGDTRNSFHAPIAPVQYLTTKQVPGIFAQFVIRTNGQDGELAQAVARAYGNVDPLFPAPSVRAYRQLFSEDAGSARVAAMLFGVFALIALVLALAGIYAITTYGVEQRTRELGVRKALGASDRAVLADVLIGALRISAFGIALGLAVAALGARLLTTILFQTSPFDPLTFGAAIALVVLSSLFAAYVPALRATRVQPAIALSYE